A part of Thermotoga petrophila RKU-1 genomic DNA contains:
- a CDS encoding carbohydrate ABC transporter permease: protein MRKKMGEIILHGVMILLALIWIYPYAWLFLSSIKPSEEIFTRFFPSRVTLEHYKYIFTMAEKMERPFLRAFFNSLFVTLTVTFSVVFTSSIIAYGLSKLRFKGSNAVFNFIIFQMLFPGFMFIIPLFVLIRKLGLYNTYSAMIVPFLMSAWSLFMLTQSYKTIPQDYIEAAKIDGASTLWIIFRVMVPLSRSTLSIVGLFTFIGIWDNFLWPLMVVKDYNKMPLSVLLATFNHEYAAYVGPLMAGSVIQTLPMVLIFLIFRKQFLQGISMSFK, encoded by the coding sequence ATGAGAAAAAAAATGGGTGAGATCATACTTCACGGGGTGATGATTCTTCTTGCCTTGATATGGATATATCCGTACGCATGGCTTTTCCTTTCGTCTATAAAACCTTCTGAAGAGATATTCACACGATTTTTTCCCTCTAGAGTCACTCTGGAGCACTACAAGTACATCTTCACAATGGCAGAGAAAATGGAAAGGCCATTTCTGAGAGCTTTTTTTAACAGTTTGTTTGTAACTCTCACAGTTACTTTCTCCGTGGTTTTCACTTCTTCCATCATTGCCTATGGACTTTCAAAGTTAAGGTTCAAGGGAAGCAATGCTGTCTTCAACTTCATAATTTTCCAAATGCTCTTTCCTGGGTTCATGTTCATAATCCCATTGTTCGTTCTCATAAGAAAACTGGGTCTCTACAACACTTACTCTGCGATGATCGTTCCGTTTCTCATGAGTGCATGGAGCCTCTTCATGTTAACACAGTCCTATAAAACGATTCCTCAGGATTACATAGAAGCCGCCAAAATTGATGGTGCAAGCACCTTATGGATAATATTTAGAGTGATGGTACCTCTCTCCAGAAGCACACTGTCTATAGTGGGTCTTTTCACGTTCATAGGGATCTGGGACAACTTCCTCTGGCCTTTGATGGTGGTGAAGGACTACAACAAGATGCCGCTTTCCGTTTTGCTTGCCACCTTTAACCACGAATACGCAGCTTATGTGGGGCCGTTGATGGCAGGGTCCGTAATACAAACTCTTCCGATGGTTCTCATCTTTTTGATTTTCAGAAAACAATTCCTTCAGGGAATATCTATGTCTTTCAAGTAG
- a CDS encoding carbohydrate ABC transporter permease — MSLRRREARLGWSLVSVYLLYTAIFWGYPFFWMLILAFSRWKFVGSLKFVGLQNFLKIFEDKMFWRVFLNTINFLSYFIPMVFIASILFAIALNRMKYFKTFVTLSFLVAYVSSGVAYSIMFQRIFSETGPINRFLYNAFGITIPWFTDPQLAMLTIAIMVTWKFVGYYGLILYSGLQAIPKSIFEAAELDGATSWVKFWKITLPLLNPAIVTVLILAVNLSFGIFTEPYMITGGGPMNRTLTFMLYMYNTAFQRINPSYATTIAIMTALINFSIVIFIRKVIEKEVTIV, encoded by the coding sequence ATGAGCCTCAGAAGAAGAGAAGCAAGACTCGGGTGGAGTCTCGTTTCTGTTTACCTTCTATATACCGCTATTTTCTGGGGATATCCATTTTTCTGGATGCTAATACTTGCCTTTTCACGGTGGAAATTTGTGGGATCTCTCAAATTTGTGGGACTCCAGAACTTTTTGAAGATATTCGAAGACAAGATGTTCTGGAGGGTTTTTCTGAACACAATAAACTTTCTTTCCTACTTCATTCCTATGGTTTTCATCGCGTCTATTCTGTTTGCGATCGCTCTGAATCGTATGAAGTACTTCAAGACGTTTGTGACTCTGAGTTTTTTGGTTGCCTATGTATCATCAGGTGTTGCGTACTCAATCATGTTCCAGAGAATATTCTCAGAAACAGGCCCCATAAACAGATTTCTTTACAACGCGTTTGGAATCACGATACCATGGTTCACAGATCCACAGCTTGCAATGTTGACTATAGCGATAATGGTCACCTGGAAATTCGTCGGGTACTACGGTCTCATTCTCTACTCAGGTCTTCAAGCCATTCCCAAATCTATATTTGAAGCGGCAGAACTGGATGGTGCAACTTCTTGGGTGAAGTTTTGGAAGATCACACTTCCTCTATTGAACCCAGCGATTGTGACGGTTCTGATACTCGCTGTGAATCTCTCCTTTGGTATATTCACAGAGCCGTACATGATCACCGGTGGAGGTCCAATGAACAGAACGCTCACCTTCATGCTTTACATGTACAACACCGCCTTTCAGAGAATAAATCCCAGCTATGCGACAACAATAGCGATTATGACAGCATTGATAAACTTCTCCATTGTGATCTTCATCAGAAAGGTCATTGAAAAAGAGGTGACCATCGTATGA
- a CDS encoding extracellular solute-binding protein, which produces MWKRVLLVMLVVLSVFAFAEVKKIVFWTAPNPNQETFWKELVEKWNAEHPDVQIEWSVIPAAGSSEEAILNAIAAGNAPDICTNIFSGFAAQLAEELDVLVAFDEEFGEEFWKLADARKMRGILEGWKLNGHYYVIPIYSNPMLFWWRGDLLKELGYEKPPRTYSEIYELAKKWVVPKEKYVIRAVAGRNWWDRWFDFITFYYAASGGKPYIENGKAVFNNEYGKAVAEFIYTLFKNGWTAVDLGQDPFENGTILGQLMGPWHLNYTKEHYPKVYPHIVMTPPPVPDNYPENKPIYTFADTKGLVMFKHSKYKKEAFEFIKWVFSNAQNDARWIELTRMPPAREDLGTNPVFAEYMKDPYFAKIAEAVAYAVPPALITNTIDVQNTMTTYLIEPLMYLKTTPEEALKQAVKEINALLW; this is translated from the coding sequence ATGTGGAAGAGAGTACTTCTTGTTATGCTCGTTGTTCTTTCTGTCTTTGCATTCGCCGAGGTCAAGAAAATAGTGTTCTGGACAGCACCAAACCCGAATCAGGAAACTTTCTGGAAAGAACTCGTTGAAAAGTGGAACGCAGAACATCCGGATGTTCAGATCGAGTGGTCGGTTATCCCAGCCGCTGGAAGTTCTGAAGAAGCCATTTTGAACGCTATCGCAGCTGGAAACGCACCAGATATTTGTACCAACATATTCAGTGGCTTTGCTGCCCAGCTCGCAGAAGAACTGGATGTTCTCGTTGCTTTCGATGAGGAGTTTGGAGAAGAGTTTTGGAAACTTGCGGACGCAAGGAAAATGAGAGGCATACTCGAGGGCTGGAAGCTCAACGGACATTACTACGTCATACCCATTTACTCCAACCCCATGCTCTTCTGGTGGAGAGGAGATCTTCTGAAAGAACTTGGATACGAAAAACCTCCAAGAACTTACTCTGAGATTTACGAACTGGCAAAGAAATGGGTTGTTCCGAAAGAAAAGTACGTTATAAGAGCAGTCGCTGGGAGAAACTGGTGGGACAGATGGTTCGACTTCATAACGTTCTACTATGCGGCAAGTGGTGGAAAACCCTACATCGAAAATGGTAAAGCCGTCTTCAATAACGAGTACGGAAAAGCCGTCGCTGAATTCATCTACACACTCTTCAAGAACGGCTGGACCGCTGTGGATCTGGGTCAGGATCCCTTCGAAAACGGTACGATCCTTGGTCAGCTCATGGGACCATGGCACCTGAACTACACGAAAGAACATTATCCTAAGGTGTACCCGCACATAGTGATGACACCTCCTCCTGTTCCAGATAACTATCCTGAAAACAAACCGATCTACACTTTTGCAGACACCAAAGGACTCGTTATGTTCAAACATTCTAAATACAAAAAGGAAGCCTTTGAATTCATCAAATGGGTCTTCTCCAACGCACAGAATGACGCACGCTGGATCGAGCTCACAAGGATGCCGCCTGCAAGAGAAGATCTTGGAACGAATCCTGTGTTTGCTGAGTACATGAAGGATCCATATTTTGCAAAAATAGCTGAGGCAGTTGCGTATGCGGTCCCACCCGCTCTAATTACCAACACGATAGACGTCCAGAACACCATGACCACGTATTTGATAGAACCTCTCATGTATCTGAAGACTACACCCGAAGAAGCTCTAAAACAGGCTGTTAAAGAAATCAACGCACTCCTGTGGTGA
- a CDS encoding DUF4382 domain-containing protein, which yields MKYVLWAVLILSLLAGCVLFTTGTNTVKVPVYLTDNPTFNIEKLLVKISNAEYHYSLDGEEYTATAALLENEFDLLSLAGTKVQFFEMELPEGANLEWIRLYIDAATAVTNDSTETVVVPSRKIKIIKPIIVQSGDSIVLDFDVARSLKITSTGNNKKYLLRPIIVPYHHRERNEYGFGEGEKHRYEVEGRLKETLSGTPCLVALFEGETCSGTLVNLEITDDHFDFEDLKEATYTVCVYTDFELPEGFTNTDEELEIDEDDIENANDEISIPETPFASETFYLNDSTITYILDSNLIELTLGD from the coding sequence ATGAAATACGTGCTCTGGGCAGTTCTGATTTTGAGTTTGCTGGCTGGATGTGTGCTTTTCACAACCGGAACCAACACCGTAAAAGTTCCTGTGTATCTCACGGACAACCCAACTTTCAACATCGAAAAATTACTGGTGAAAATTTCAAACGCGGAATACCACTATTCATTGGATGGAGAAGAGTACACTGCTACCGCTGCTCTGCTGGAGAATGAGTTCGATCTCCTCTCACTTGCTGGAACTAAAGTTCAGTTCTTCGAGATGGAATTGCCCGAGGGCGCTAATCTCGAGTGGATCAGACTCTACATCGATGCCGCCACTGCTGTTACAAACGATTCAACAGAAACAGTTGTGGTTCCTTCCAGAAAGATCAAAATCATAAAGCCCATCATAGTGCAAAGCGGTGACTCGATCGTTCTCGACTTCGATGTGGCAAGATCTCTCAAAATCACATCCACGGGAAACAACAAAAAATACTTGCTCAGGCCCATTATAGTTCCATATCACCACAGAGAGAGGAACGAGTACGGTTTTGGTGAAGGAGAGAAACACAGGTATGAGGTGGAAGGAAGGTTGAAAGAAACACTTTCAGGAACACCATGTCTTGTGGCACTCTTTGAGGGAGAAACCTGCTCCGGTACACTCGTGAATCTTGAAATCACAGACGATCATTTTGACTTCGAAGATCTGAAGGAAGCCACTTACACCGTTTGTGTGTACACCGATTTTGAACTTCCAGAAGGATTCACTAACACTGATGAAGAATTGGAAATAGACGAAGACGATATAGAAAACGCAAATGATGAGATTTCAATACCGGAAACTCCATTCGCATCAGAAACGTTTTATCTCAACGATTCAACGATCACCTACATTCTCGATTCAAACCTGATAGAACTCACACTCGGTGATTAA
- a CDS encoding alpha-mannosidase: MKGRLWRMLSEIVPYTFLRRERIESWVFSDDAVEKTVDPPFEWNFNSAPVWFRKGLSPFSVDGGQRAYLKLWFGGETLVLVDGKPYGEINEYHRILNITPLADGKPHTIEAQVMPRSLFGRPEKPVFTEAFFIVVDEALMKVVKTLELTIKTAEVVEDESLSKKLLDISEEFLSKVWVPRDTDTYLMTAPEDPGIKDEIKNTWSTPEFKEFTGVKLPEELRNQILKEFEKFKEKLDKIKKDHPGSGTIRLVGHAHIDYAWLWPVEETRRKILRTFANSVLLSKLYPEFVYTQSSAQMYEDLKQNSPELFGEVKKLVEEGRWEPVGGMWVESDCNIPSIESLVRQFYYGQKFFEREFGRKSRVCWLPDVFGFSWVLPQILRDVGIEYFVTTKLNWNDTNEFPYDLCRWRGIDGSEVIYFSFKNPNEGYNGRIDPDTIYRTWKNFKQKDLTNRVLLSFGHGDGGGGPTEEMLENYEVLKDFPGLPRLEMGTVEEFFEKMKIDGELPVWDGELYLELHRGTYTSQSKTKKLHKEAEDSLYLAELISAFTDKDFSDEIDELWKILLRNEFHDILPGSSIKEVYEDTEKELRQVIEKSKGIIVESLKVLSSENEEVLTLLNVSSFPKKCLFFLNEDLEIFLEGEALLKQKTHDGRYVYFIDREIPPFTKVELKVRKATSEETPNELREANIMENEFLRVYVNDDGTVQIYDKELDRYVFEEKGNVLKLHKNIPTYWDNWDIAENVEKTGYTLSAKNIEKIESGPVREVIRVEYEAEGSKIIQHYILYRKSRRLDIETKADWHTRRALLRAYFPTTVLSRKARFDISGGFIERPTHRNTSFEQARFEVPFHRWMDLSQTDFGVSILNDGKYGGSVYQDTMALSLIKAGIFPDFLCDEGEHNFTYSVYVHPGDSLRDVVKESEELNKSFIVHHGMLNLPSPLLEISPRNFRLTSLRRVKDRIVLRLVEIFGTSGKLSIKTPWNGEIYQTNLLEEKKQKVAFPMVYHPFKIYTFVVED, translated from the coding sequence GTGAAAGGCCGATTGTGGAGAATGCTCTCAGAGATTGTTCCGTATACTTTTCTGAGAAGAGAAAGAATAGAAAGCTGGGTTTTCTCCGATGATGCTGTTGAGAAAACCGTGGATCCTCCCTTCGAATGGAATTTCAACTCCGCTCCTGTTTGGTTCAGAAAGGGTCTGTCCCCCTTCTCTGTCGACGGGGGACAGAGGGCTTACCTGAAACTCTGGTTCGGTGGGGAGACCCTTGTTCTTGTGGATGGGAAACCTTACGGGGAAATCAATGAGTACCACAGGATACTGAACATCACACCACTTGCTGATGGTAAACCACATACAATAGAAGCTCAGGTGATGCCAAGGAGTCTTTTTGGAAGACCGGAAAAGCCAGTATTCACGGAAGCTTTCTTCATCGTCGTCGATGAAGCGTTGATGAAGGTGGTGAAAACGCTCGAACTCACCATAAAGACGGCGGAAGTTGTAGAAGACGAGTCGCTTTCTAAGAAACTGCTGGATATCTCCGAAGAGTTTCTCTCGAAAGTCTGGGTTCCACGAGACACAGATACCTATCTGATGACGGCACCGGAAGATCCGGGAATAAAAGATGAGATCAAGAACACTTGGAGCACACCAGAGTTCAAAGAGTTCACAGGTGTGAAGCTTCCTGAAGAGTTGAGAAACCAGATTCTGAAAGAGTTCGAAAAATTCAAAGAGAAGCTGGACAAAATAAAGAAAGACCACCCGGGTTCTGGGACGATCCGCCTTGTCGGTCACGCACACATAGACTATGCCTGGCTTTGGCCCGTGGAGGAGACGAGACGGAAGATCCTTCGCACCTTCGCAAACTCCGTGTTGCTCTCTAAGCTCTATCCAGAGTTCGTTTACACCCAGTCTTCTGCTCAAATGTACGAGGATCTCAAACAAAATTCACCGGAACTCTTCGGGGAAGTGAAAAAGCTCGTAGAAGAGGGTAGATGGGAACCAGTCGGTGGCATGTGGGTGGAGTCGGACTGCAACATCCCATCGATAGAGTCCCTTGTGAGGCAGTTCTACTACGGTCAAAAGTTTTTCGAAAGAGAATTCGGGAGAAAGAGCAGAGTATGCTGGCTACCGGATGTGTTCGGTTTCTCCTGGGTACTTCCTCAGATTCTGAGAGACGTGGGAATAGAGTACTTTGTCACTACGAAACTCAACTGGAACGACACGAACGAGTTTCCATACGATCTGTGTCGTTGGAGGGGAATAGATGGATCCGAAGTTATCTATTTCAGCTTCAAAAATCCCAACGAGGGATACAACGGGAGGATAGATCCCGATACGATCTACAGGACCTGGAAGAATTTCAAGCAAAAAGATCTCACAAACAGAGTTCTTCTTTCGTTCGGACATGGTGATGGCGGTGGCGGCCCAACCGAAGAGATGCTGGAAAATTACGAAGTTCTGAAGGATTTTCCTGGACTGCCGCGCCTTGAAATGGGAACTGTGGAAGAATTTTTCGAGAAAATGAAGATCGACGGAGAACTTCCTGTGTGGGACGGAGAGCTTTACCTTGAACTTCACAGGGGAACCTACACTTCTCAGTCCAAGACAAAGAAACTTCACAAAGAAGCGGAAGACAGCCTTTATCTTGCAGAGTTGATCTCGGCTTTCACGGATAAGGATTTTTCAGACGAAATAGACGAACTCTGGAAAATTCTACTGAGAAACGAATTTCACGATATTCTGCCTGGATCTTCTATAAAGGAAGTCTATGAAGATACAGAAAAAGAACTCAGACAGGTGATAGAAAAATCAAAAGGCATCATTGTCGAATCTCTCAAAGTTCTTTCTTCTGAGAACGAAGAGGTTTTAACCCTTTTGAACGTTTCTTCGTTTCCAAAGAAGTGTCTTTTCTTCCTCAACGAAGATCTTGAGATCTTCCTCGAAGGAGAAGCGCTCTTGAAACAGAAAACCCACGATGGAAGGTATGTGTACTTCATAGACAGAGAAATTCCACCGTTCACGAAAGTGGAACTGAAGGTTCGCAAAGCCACGTCTGAGGAAACTCCAAATGAGTTGAGAGAAGCGAACATCATGGAGAACGAGTTTCTCAGGGTGTACGTCAACGATGACGGAACGGTTCAGATCTACGATAAGGAACTGGATAGGTACGTTTTCGAAGAAAAGGGAAACGTCTTGAAACTCCACAAAAACATTCCCACTTACTGGGACAACTGGGATATCGCAGAAAACGTAGAAAAGACAGGATATACCCTGAGTGCGAAAAACATAGAAAAAATAGAATCTGGTCCTGTTCGGGAGGTGATCCGCGTCGAATACGAGGCGGAAGGAAGCAAGATTATACAGCATTACATCCTCTACAGGAAAAGCAGAAGGCTCGATATAGAAACGAAGGCAGACTGGCACACAAGACGTGCGCTTCTCAGGGCTTACTTCCCAACAACTGTTTTGTCGAGAAAGGCAAGGTTCGATATCTCCGGTGGTTTCATCGAAAGGCCCACGCACAGAAACACCAGTTTCGAACAGGCGCGTTTCGAGGTGCCGTTTCACAGGTGGATGGATCTTTCCCAGACAGATTTTGGTGTATCCATCCTGAACGACGGAAAATACGGTGGCAGTGTTTATCAAGACACCATGGCACTTTCGCTGATAAAAGCGGGTATTTTCCCCGACTTTCTCTGTGACGAAGGCGAACACAATTTCACCTATTCTGTCTACGTACACCCCGGAGACAGCTTGAGAGATGTTGTAAAAGAATCAGAAGAGCTCAACAAGTCTTTCATCGTTCATCATGGGATGTTGAACCTTCCCTCTCCCTTACTGGAGATTTCTCCTCGAAATTTCCGTCTCACTTCACTGAGAAGGGTGAAGGACAGAATTGTTCTGAGGCTTGTTGAGATCTTTGGAACATCAGGGAAACTTTCCATTAAGACTCCGTGGAACGGTGAGATCTACCAGACGAACCTTCTGGAAGAGAAGAAGCAAAAAGTAGCCTTCCCAATGGTTTACCATCCGTTCAAGATCTACACCTTCGTTGTAGAAGATTGA
- a CDS encoding LacI family DNA-binding transcriptional regulator gives MPTIEDVAKLAGVSIATVSRVINGSGYVSEKTRYKVWKAIEELGYKPEISAKLLASKGKLFNIHVFASKRILSPLQSNGILGEFYGVIIRAIEENCGRLGMNVELKMLENFFESNGADGYIFIGGDLSEKTLKEIKSRKKPFVLVDHYIPGERVDCVISDGYDGALYATNYLISKGFRRIVHIHGPLHPYGFKMRYDGYKDAMEKAGLMPRFYECDDTEEGTRKVIDIMLNSYGTPEAIFTSNDSIAFWTIKRLKEHGIRVPEDVSVIGFDDIVDAENFDPPLTTLRVFKYEMGCLACKRLHELLTGINPHPVRILVFTQFVKRKSTK, from the coding sequence GTGCCAACAATAGAAGATGTCGCAAAGCTTGCCGGGGTTTCCATCGCAACTGTTTCAAGAGTGATAAACGGTTCGGGTTATGTTTCGGAAAAAACAAGATATAAAGTCTGGAAAGCCATTGAAGAGCTGGGTTATAAGCCAGAGATTTCAGCGAAGCTCCTTGCTTCGAAGGGAAAACTGTTCAATATCCATGTGTTTGCCAGTAAAAGAATACTGTCGCCTCTTCAAAGCAATGGCATTTTGGGAGAGTTCTACGGAGTGATAATAAGAGCCATTGAGGAAAATTGTGGAAGACTTGGAATGAATGTAGAACTGAAAATGCTCGAGAACTTTTTTGAGTCAAATGGAGCCGATGGTTACATATTCATAGGGGGAGATCTCTCGGAGAAGACTTTGAAGGAAATCAAATCGAGGAAGAAACCTTTTGTTCTGGTGGACCATTACATTCCCGGAGAGCGTGTGGATTGTGTGATAAGTGACGGATACGATGGAGCGCTTTATGCGACAAATTACCTCATTTCTAAAGGTTTCAGACGAATCGTTCACATTCACGGTCCGCTGCATCCATACGGTTTCAAGATGAGATACGACGGTTATAAAGACGCAATGGAAAAAGCAGGATTAATGCCTCGATTTTATGAGTGCGATGACACAGAAGAAGGAACCAGAAAAGTTATCGACATCATGTTGAACTCTTATGGCACACCGGAAGCTATTTTCACTTCCAACGATAGCATCGCGTTCTGGACGATAAAACGCCTCAAAGAGCATGGTATCAGAGTGCCAGAAGATGTTTCTGTAATAGGTTTTGACGATATTGTTGATGCTGAAAACTTCGATCCTCCTTTGACGACACTGAGGGTCTTCAAGTACGAAATGGGCTGTCTTGCGTGTAAGCGCTTACATGAATTGCTAACTGGCATTAATCCACACCCTGTTCGCATTCTTGTTTTCACACAGTTTGTAAAGAGAAAAAGCACAAAATAA
- a CDS encoding glycosidase has translation MELKLERHPANPILEPSPYFLWESRFVFNPAVVYDGELFHMLYRAQGEDMVSRIGYAVSTDGIHFNKFEKPVFAPKSDDELYGVEDPRITKIGDEYYMVYTAYSPRGVRIAMASTKNFITWKRYGVVIPEMDNKDAALFPEKINGKYVMFHRIPPDMWLAFSDDLVHWDNFVKIASPRPGMWDDLKIGVGAPPIKTEYGWLVLYHGVQNTGTSRPTYRLGFMLLDLEDPTKVIKRSKEPILEPEEDWEKFGGVPNVVFSDAMIEYNGYYYVYYGAADNCIALATIPVEKVMKWCRE, from the coding sequence ATGGAGTTGAAGCTGGAAAGACACCCGGCAAATCCCATTCTGGAACCTTCTCCGTACTTTCTCTGGGAGAGCAGGTTTGTTTTCAACCCGGCTGTGGTGTACGACGGAGAACTCTTTCACATGCTCTACAGAGCGCAAGGAGAGGACATGGTTTCAAGAATCGGATACGCCGTGAGCACCGACGGAATTCATTTCAACAAGTTCGAAAAGCCCGTATTCGCGCCCAAGAGTGATGATGAACTCTATGGAGTGGAAGATCCCAGGATCACGAAGATAGGAGACGAGTACTACATGGTTTACACTGCCTATTCTCCACGTGGTGTCAGAATCGCTATGGCCTCCACGAAGAATTTCATCACCTGGAAGAGGTATGGTGTTGTGATACCAGAAATGGATAACAAAGACGCGGCTCTATTTCCTGAGAAAATCAATGGAAAGTACGTTATGTTCCACAGAATTCCGCCTGATATGTGGCTTGCGTTTTCCGATGATCTCGTGCACTGGGACAACTTTGTGAAGATCGCTTCTCCAAGGCCTGGGATGTGGGACGACTTGAAGATCGGAGTGGGAGCTCCTCCGATAAAGACTGAGTACGGCTGGCTCGTTCTCTATCACGGCGTGCAGAACACGGGTACTTCCAGACCCACATATCGACTCGGGTTCATGCTGCTCGATCTGGAGGATCCCACAAAAGTCATAAAAAGGTCGAAAGAACCCATTCTGGAACCGGAAGAGGACTGGGAGAAATTCGGGGGAGTACCGAACGTGGTCTTCAGCGATGCGATGATAGAGTATAACGGTTACTACTACGTCTACTACGGAGCAGCAGACAACTGTATTGCTCTTGCGACAATTCCTGTGGAAAAGGTTATGAAATGGTGTAGAGAATAG